A single window of Crassostrea angulata isolate pt1a10 chromosome 8, ASM2561291v2, whole genome shotgun sequence DNA harbors:
- the LOC128160288 gene encoding uncharacterized protein LOC128160288 has protein sequence MKSQICILALLFLIQLGMCAGNQLQQLEKMVEKLQDTVMSVTIENAKLQDAVLSVTTENAKYSDLIENLVEKVAYQERRIWILETECKTDDSIYPKMKTNKTSDEQINKKDYAFVEAMYPKKTSLIGQIMHKAPQRRSVDSGHENVAFFSYLSGDLREPSPGHVLVFDVAPTNNGGHYNRYAGMFTAPHSGTYVFTWTSYCEAGGYTNLQLVVNANAVDSSYCNADGASWYRSASGTAVVQIGQGDVVFVRTHHYHTSYRDLLSKEYLRTTFAGWSLS, from the exons ATGAAAAGTCAAATTTGCATTCTAGCTTTATTGTTCTTGATACAATTAGGGATGTGCGCGGGCAACCAATTGCAACAACTTGAAAAAATGGTAGAAAAACTTCAAGACACAGTAATGTCTGTTACAATAGAAAATGCAAAATTGCAGGACGCTGTCTTGTCAGTTACTACGGAAAACGCAAAATACTCGGATCTGATTGAGAATCTAGTGGAAAAAGTAGCTTATCAAGAAAGAAGAATATGGATATTGGAGACAGAATGCAAAACAGACGACTCTATTTATcctaaaatgaaaacaaataagaCAAGTGATGAACAGATTAACAAAAAAGACTATGCTTTTGTCGAAGCAATGTATCCTAAAAAAACGTCTTTAATTGGACAAATTATGCATAAGGCACCGCAAAGACGATCAGTTGATTCTGGGCATG AAAACGTTGCCTTTTTTTCCTATTTGTCCGGAGATCTGAGGGAACCAAGCCCTGGTCACGTTTTGGTGTTTGATGTTGCTCCTACTAACAATGGTGGTCACTATAATAGGTATGCTGGGATGTTCACTGCTCCTCACTCTGGTACTTATGTCTTTACGTGGACATCCTACTGCGAGGCTGGAGGCTACACAAACCTTCAACTAGTGGTAAATGCAAACGCAGTTGACAGTTCCTACTGCAATGCCGACGGAGCAAGTTGGTATAGATCTGCATCTGGCACTGCGGTCGTACAAATTGGTCAAGGAGATGTAGTTTTCGTTAGGACTCACCATTATCACACCAGCTACAGAGATTTGTTGAGTAAGGAGTATCTACGCACAACCTTTGCAGGATGGTCTCTGTCTtaa